The following are encoded together in the Echeneis naucrates chromosome 9, fEcheNa1.1, whole genome shotgun sequence genome:
- the LOC115049324 gene encoding junction-mediating and -regulatory protein-like has product MSFTMEDNLESGWVAVRPNAFEEKEKHKFVFIVAWNEVEGKFAITCHNRTVQRRSFGRDPLAEGTSLDGDRTKWPESPVGDQVSRSPGKGAREAAVKSSGQKKSGIATRPSPVKIQPVVSPDTEVGQVSSAVDSLDLEELDSLSREDCSWAGLFSFQDLRAVHQQLCSVNSDLEPCLPAFPEEPAGMWTVLFGPAEVSEAEMDELCYSLQVYLGHALDTCGWKILSQVLFTESDDPDEYYESLSELRQSGYEEALHRASKHLQELMEKHKSMDSMVELLELYDEEDQAYGGLLEASTQLYQYLLQPFRDMRELAMLRRQQIKISMENDYLGPRRIEALKKEDSDWQKKAQEAVLNIQEFTVKYFEITARAQKGVYERMKVDQRKFGKSSWTAAVERMERLRYSVAKETLQLQRAREICLEQRKHTLREEMQDLCSSEDAIALLDHMETQYYELQLQLYDIQADILQCEELLLTAQLDSIRRQMTERQDEVVYYDTFESADDITEDDTAEREELHRLQVSARQLEARRGRITAKRSYLRNKKEICVSNHTQKQLKRQSIHKDSMSPQLKNEEEEDEERKISRVSQERQRTLDRLRTFKQRYPGQVILKSTRLRSAHTRRREQGRSMTMSTVSEREEGVDSVCVQTQDYQPLCLSTSVQTDPSPSSTLTTQPVTALTASLPPLPVPSPADSSCSPCSFSSLLASPISPPPPPPPPPPPPTREDVSPSDSPGRHGQKADWKSAAEDLSLSPLGPFIPRFFDSSQLLSARKKLKKTPEFDAHSRRVSSPMDEVLASLKRGSFHLRKVEQRSLPPAKDDDPNSILAQIRKGVKLRRVSHEEKKDQGWGASADPLTRSIHEALRRIKEASPESDSDDDGLAGPDWDS; this is encoded by the exons ATGTCTTTCACTATGGAGGATAATCTGGAGTCCGGCTGGGTGGCTGTTCGTCCCAATGCGtttgaggagaaggagaaacatAAATTCGTCTTTATCGTGGCCTGGAATGAGGTGGAAGGTAAATTTGCCATAACGTGTCACAACCGGACGGTGCAGAGGAGAAGCTTTGGTCGGGACCCGCTGGCTGAGGGGACGAGTCTGGATGGGGACAGAACAAAATGGCCCGAAAGTCCAGTCGGAGATCAAGTGTCCAGGAGCCCCGGCAAAGGAGCCAGGGAGGCTGCGGTGAAGAGCAGCGGCCAGAAGAAGTCCGGGATCGCAACCAGACCGAGTCCTGTCAAAATACAGCCTGTGGTTAGTCCTGATACCGAGGTGGGACAGGTGTCCTCTGCTGTGGACAGCTTGGACCTGGAGGAGCTGGACAGTCTGAGCAGGGAGGACTGCAGCTGGGCCGGACTCTTCTCCTTCCAGGACCTGCGGGCAGTCCACCAGCAGCTGTGCTCGGTCAACTCGGACCTGGAGCCGTGTCTGCCGGCCTTTCCGGAGGAACCAGCCGGGATGTGGACGGTGCTCTTCGGCCCGGCGGAGGTGTCTGAGGCCGAGATGGATGAACTGTGCTACAGCCTGCAGGTGTACCTGGGCCATGCGCTCGATACGTGCGGATGGAAGATCCTCTCGCAGGTCCTGTTCACGGAGAGCGACGACCCGGACGAGTACTACGAGAGTCTGAGTGAACTGAGGCAGTCCGGGTACGAGGAGGCGCTCCACCGTGCATCCAAACATCTGCAAGAG CTGATGGAGAAGCACAAGAGCATGGACAGTATGGTGGAGCTGTTGGAGCTGTATGATGAAGAAGACCAGGCCTATGGAGGCCTGTTGGAGGCCTCGACACAGCTGTACCAGTATCTGCTGCAGCCTTTCAGAGACATGAGGGAATTAGCTATGCTGCGCAGACAGCAAATCAAG ATTTCCATGGAGAATGACTACTTGGGCCCAAGGCGGATTGAAGCTTTGAAAAAGGAAGACTCAGACTGGCAGAAGAAAGCTCAGGAGGCGGTCCTCAACATCCAAGAGTTTACTGTAAAATACTTTGAGATCACTGCCAGAGCCCAGAAAG GGGTGTATGAACGCATGAAGGTGGACCAGCGCAAGTTTGGTAAATCTTCATggacagcagcagtggagcGCATGGAGAGGCTGCGCTACTCTGTTGCCAAGGAGACTCTACAGCTCCAGAGAGCAAGGGAGATCTGTCTGGAGCAACGAAAACACACACTTCGAGAGGAG ATGCAGGACCTGTGCAGCAGTGAGGATGCAATTGCCCTGCTGGACCACATGGAGACCCAGTACTATGAACTGCAGCTCCAGCTGTATGACATCCAGGCAGACATACTACAGTGTGAAGAACTGCTCCTCACCGCTCAGCTGGACAGCATTCGCAGACAGATGACAG AGCGTCAGGATGAAGTGGTGTACTATGACACCTTTGAAAGTGCAGATGATATTACAGAGGATGATACTGCAGAGAGGGAAGAGCTGCACAGACTTCAGGTCAGTGCTCGACAGCTGGAGGCAAGAAGGGGGCGCATCACTGCCAAGCGCTCCTATCTGAGGAACAAGAAG GAGATCTGCGTATCCAACCACACTCAGAAACAGCTGAAACGTCAAAGCATCCACAAAGACTCAATGTCTCCCCAG ctgaaaaatgaagaagaggaagatgaggagagaaagatCAGCAGAGTAAGTCAGGAAAGACAGAGAACTCTGGACAGACTACGCACTTTCAAACAG CGGTACCCAGGTCAGGTGATTCTGAAATCTACACGACTGCGCTCGGCCCACACCAGAAGAAGAGAGCAAGGAAGGAGCATGACGATGAGTAcagtgagtgagagggaggagggtgTAGACTCTGTTTGTGTCCAGACTCAGGATTACCAGCCACTGTGTCTCAGCACCAGCGTGCAGACGGACCCGAGTCCCAGCTCCACTCTCACCACTCAGCCCGTCACAGCTCTCACAGCATCCCTTCCTCCACTGCCTGTGCCCAGTCCTGCAGACTCTTCCTGCTCCCCCTGCTCCTTCTCCTCGCTGCTTGCATCCCCtatctcccctcctcctccaccacctcctccacctcccccacccACAAGGGAGGATGTGTCGCCTTCAGATAGCCCGGGGCGACATGGGCAGAAGGCTGATTGGAAGAGTGCAGCAGAggatctttctctctctccacttgGCCCATTCATCCCTCGCTTCTTTGATAGCAGCCAACTGCTGAGTGCCCGGAAAAAGCTGAAGAAGACTCCAGAGTTTGATGCCCACAGCAGAAGAG TTAGCTCACCCATGGACGAAGTGCTGGCCTCACTGAAGAGAGGCAGCTTCCACTTGAGGAAGGTTGAACAGCGGTCCCTGCCTCCTGCCAAGGACGATGATCCTAACAGCATCCTGGCTCAGATTCGCAAGGGTGTCAAATTGAGGCGTGTCTCccatgaagagaaaaaagaccAGGGATGGGGGGCCTCCGCCGACCCCCTGACCAGGAGCATTCATGAGGCCCTGCGCCGCATCAAGGAGGCTTCACCGGAGTCCGACTCTGATGATGACGGTCTGGCTGGCCCTGACTGGGACAGCTAA
- the dimt1l gene encoding dimethyladenosine transferase isoform X1, protein MPKVKAEKKSRQHQEVKNQGIMFNTGLGQHILKNPLVVNGIIEKAALRPTDVVLEVGPGTGNMTVKLLEKAKKVVACELDCRLVAELQKRVQCTPLQTKLQILVGDVLKTDLPFFDICVANLPYQISSPFVFKLLLHRPFFRCAVLMFQREFAMRLVAQPGDKLYCRLSINTQLLARVDHLMKVGKNNFRPPPKVESSVVRIEPKNPPPPVNFQEWDGLVRIAFVRKNKTLNAAFKSTAVEQLLEKNYRIHCSVHGMDVPADFSISKKIESVLQEASFSEKRARSMDIDDFMVLLHAFNSAGIHFS, encoded by the exons ATGCCGAAGGTTAAAGCGGAGAAGAAGAGCCGGCAGCACCAGGAGGTGAAGAACCAAG GAATCATGTTCAACACGGGCCTGGGCCAACATATCCTGAAGAATCCTCTGGTTGTAAATGGTATCATTGAAAAG GCTGCTCTGAGGCCGACAGATGTGGTTCTGGAGGTGGGACCTGGAACTGGTAATATGACGGTGAAACTGCTGGAGAAGGCCAAGAAG GTGGTGGCATGTGAGCTGGACTGCAGATTGGTGGCTGAACTTCAGAAGAGAGTACAGTGCAC TCCCTTGCAGACCAAACTTCAGATATTAGTCGGAGATGTATTAAAAACAGATCTGCCTTTCTTTGACATCTGTGTGGCTAATTTACCTTACCAG ATTTCTTCACCATTTGTTTTCAAACTCCTGCTGCATCGACCATTTTTCAG ATGTGCCGTGTTGATGTTCCAGAGAGAGTTTGCTATGCGACTGGTTGCACAACCTGGAGACAAGCTGTACTGTAGACTGTCCATCAACACTCAGCTTCTGGCCCGTGTAGATCACCTCATGAAG GTCGGGAAGAATAATTTCCGCCCTCCTCCAAAAGTGGAGTCCAGTGTTGTCAGGATAGAACCAAAAAATCCTCCCCCTCCGGTTAACTTCCAG GAGTGGGACGGCCTGGTCAGAATAGCCTTtgtaaggaaaaacaaaacactcaatGCGGCCTTCAA ATCGACTGCAGTGGAACAGCTGTTGGAAAAGAACTACAGAATTCACTGCTCTGTACACGGCATG GACGTCCCAGCAGACTTCAGCATTAGCAAGAAGATTGAGAGTGTTTTACAGGAGGCCAGTTTCAGTGAGAAGAGAGCCAGGTCCATGGACATCGACGACTTCATGGT ACTCCTACATGCATTCAACTCTGCAGGGATCCACTTCTCCTAA
- the LOC115049181 gene encoding betaine--homocysteine S-methyltransferase 1-like isoform X1: MENKRRKGILERLNAGEVIVGDGGYVMQLERRGYVKAGHWTPEAAIEHPEAVRQLHREFLRAGANVIQTFTFYCSEDKLAISGNVTNITGAQINEAACDLAREVANEGDALVAGCVSKTPCYVKSRSETEVKAIFKKQMDDFLKKDIDFFIVEFVDHVEEALWAVEVLKSSGKAVGATLCISPHGDMDGVPPAECAIRLVRAGADIVGVNCHLDPLTCVRTVKMMKAGLDNAGLKAHLMIQPLGFHTPECNFGGYTSLPEYPFALETRALTRWDVHKYAREAYNAGICYIGGCCGFEPYHIRAIAEELSAERGSLPAASEKHGLWGAALDMHTKPWVRARARREYWENLLPASGRPKCPSMATPADNYEK; the protein is encoded by the exons ATGGAGAACAAGAGAAGAAAG GGAATTTTAGAGCGTCTGAATGCTGGAGAGGTGATTGTAGGAGATGGAGGCTATGTGATGCAGCTAGAACGACGTGGCTACGTGAAGGCAGGGCACTGGACTCCCGAGGCTGCTATTGAACATCCAGAAGCTG TGCGGCAGCTGCACAGGGAGTTTCTCAGAGCAGGGGCCAATGTGATTCAGACATTCACCTTCTACTGCAGTGAGGACAAGCTGGCGATCAGTGGGAATGTCACCAACATCACT GGGGCTCAGATCAATGAGGCAGCCTGTGACCTGGCCAGGGAGGTAGCCAATGAGGGTGATGCACTGGTGGCTGGGTGCGTGTCTAAGACTCCATGTTATGTTAAGAGTCGCAGTGAGACAGAGGTCAAGGCTATCTTCAAGAAACAAATGGATGACTTCCTTAAAAAGGACATTGATTTCTTTATAGTAGAG tttgttgATCATGTAGAAGAGGCACTCTGGGCAGTGGAGGTGCTGAAGAGCAGCGGTAAGGCAGTGGGTGCAACACTCTGCATCTCCCCTCATGGAGACATGGATGGAGTCCCGCCAGCAGAGTGTGCCATCAGGCTAGTCAGAGCTG GGGCGGATATTGTTGGAGTCAACTGCCACCTGGACCCTCTGACATGTGTTCGTACAGTGAAGATGATGAAAGCGGGATTGGACAACGCTGGTCTCAAAGCTCACCTCATGATCCAACCACTGGGCTTTCACACACCTGAATGCAACTTTGGTGGATATACCAGCCTACCTGAGTACCCCTTTG CACTGGAGACCAGAGCACTGACCCGCTGGGATGTTCATAAATATGCCAGAGAGGCTTACAATGCAGGAATTTGCTACATTGGTGGctgctgtggatttgagccCTACCACATCAGGGCTATAGCAGAGGagctgtctgcagagagaggaTCACTTCCTGCAGCCTCAGAGAAGCATGGACTCTGGGGAGCTGCATTGGATATGCACACTAAACCCTGGGTCAGAGCAAG GGCTCGCCGGGAATATTGGGAAAACCTCTTACCTGCTTCCGGACGCCCTAAATGCCCCTCCATGGCCACACCAGCTGACAACTATGAGAAATAG
- the cenph gene encoding centromere protein H, whose protein sequence is MDPPDNVGNIDHMMEAEALNDSPTPEGSHGQKDASHADMLRIRQQMANQCFEMAVQLHAGKSKRACSTSEAERDLPDYVNELESIKTNFFNSRLALHRMQMWHAIGEKLKQNDSEADALKSVSHRCMSLCSRIKELQKESRTLQDEITEIQKKRLELKRLTHEKMKVMEELKSNKEHPDTEKYRAVLEKGQANLEKYRKMAIMTQNVLRGVLLACKVNWMDDPKLRDIAMTLEEFPISD, encoded by the exons ATGGACCCACCTGACAACGTGGGGAACATCGACCACATGATGGAGGCTGAGGCACTGAATGACAGTCCTACTCCTGAAGGCTCCCATGGGCAGAAAGATGCCTCACATGCAGACATGCTCAG AATAAGGCAGCAGATGGCCAACCAGTGCTTTGAGATGGCTGTACAGCTCCATGCAG GAAAAAGTAAGCGGGCATGCAGCACGTCTGAAGCTGAGAGAGACTT ACCAGATTATGTCAATGAACTGGAGAGTATCAAGACAAACTTTTTTAACAGCAGACTGGCGCTGCACAG AATGCAGATGTGGCACGCTATTGGAGAAAAGCTGAAACAGAATGATTCAGAGGCTGA TGCACTGAAATCTGTGAGCCATCGCTGCATGAGTCTCTGTTCACGTATAAAAGAACTACAGAAA GAGTCGCGAACACTTCAAGATGAAATTACAGAAATTCAGAAGAAGAGGCTtg AGCTGAAAAGGCTCACAcatgaaaaaatgaaagtgatggaAGAACTTAAATCCAATAAAGAGCATCCAGATACAGAAAAGTACAGAGCAGTGCTGGAGAAAGGCCAAGCAAACCTGGAGAAATATAGAAAGATGGCCATCATGACGCAGAACGTCCTCAGG GGGGTCCTCCTGGCTTGTAAAGTGAACTGGATGGATGACCCCAAACTGCGGGACATTGCCATGACACTGGAGGAGTTCCCGATCTCTGACTAA
- the dimt1l gene encoding dimethyladenosine transferase isoform X2 → MPKVKAEKKSRQHQEVKNQGTGIMFNTGLGQHILKNPLVVNGIIEKAALRPTDVVLEVGPGTGNMTVKLLEKAKKVVACELDCRLVAELQKRVQCTPLQTKLQILVGDVLKTDLPFFDICVANLPYQISSPFVFKLLLHRPFFRCAVLMFQREFAMRLVAQPGDKLYCRLSINTQLLARVDHLMKVGKNNFRPPPKVESSVVRIEPKNPPPPVNFQEWDGLVRIAFVRKNKTLNAAFKSTAVEQLLEKNYRIHCSVHGMDVPADFSISKKIESVLQEASFSEKRARSMDIDDFMVLLHAFNSAGIHFS, encoded by the exons ATGCCGAAGGTTAAAGCGGAGAAGAAGAGCCGGCAGCACCAGGAGGTGAAGAACCAAGGTACAG GAATCATGTTCAACACGGGCCTGGGCCAACATATCCTGAAGAATCCTCTGGTTGTAAATGGTATCATTGAAAAG GCTGCTCTGAGGCCGACAGATGTGGTTCTGGAGGTGGGACCTGGAACTGGTAATATGACGGTGAAACTGCTGGAGAAGGCCAAGAAG GTGGTGGCATGTGAGCTGGACTGCAGATTGGTGGCTGAACTTCAGAAGAGAGTACAGTGCAC TCCCTTGCAGACCAAACTTCAGATATTAGTCGGAGATGTATTAAAAACAGATCTGCCTTTCTTTGACATCTGTGTGGCTAATTTACCTTACCAG ATTTCTTCACCATTTGTTTTCAAACTCCTGCTGCATCGACCATTTTTCAG ATGTGCCGTGTTGATGTTCCAGAGAGAGTTTGCTATGCGACTGGTTGCACAACCTGGAGACAAGCTGTACTGTAGACTGTCCATCAACACTCAGCTTCTGGCCCGTGTAGATCACCTCATGAAG GTCGGGAAGAATAATTTCCGCCCTCCTCCAAAAGTGGAGTCCAGTGTTGTCAGGATAGAACCAAAAAATCCTCCCCCTCCGGTTAACTTCCAG GAGTGGGACGGCCTGGTCAGAATAGCCTTtgtaaggaaaaacaaaacactcaatGCGGCCTTCAA ATCGACTGCAGTGGAACAGCTGTTGGAAAAGAACTACAGAATTCACTGCTCTGTACACGGCATG GACGTCCCAGCAGACTTCAGCATTAGCAAGAAGATTGAGAGTGTTTTACAGGAGGCCAGTTTCAGTGAGAAGAGAGCCAGGTCCATGGACATCGACGACTTCATGGT ACTCCTACATGCATTCAACTCTGCAGGGATCCACTTCTCCTAA
- the LOC115049181 gene encoding betaine--homocysteine S-methyltransferase 1-like isoform X2 — MQLERRGYVKAGHWTPEAAIEHPEAVRQLHREFLRAGANVIQTFTFYCSEDKLAISGNVTNITGAQINEAACDLAREVANEGDALVAGCVSKTPCYVKSRSETEVKAIFKKQMDDFLKKDIDFFIVEFVDHVEEALWAVEVLKSSGKAVGATLCISPHGDMDGVPPAECAIRLVRAGADIVGVNCHLDPLTCVRTVKMMKAGLDNAGLKAHLMIQPLGFHTPECNFGGYTSLPEYPFALETRALTRWDVHKYAREAYNAGICYIGGCCGFEPYHIRAIAEELSAERGSLPAASEKHGLWGAALDMHTKPWVRARARREYWENLLPASGRPKCPSMATPADNYEK, encoded by the exons ATGCAGCTAGAACGACGTGGCTACGTGAAGGCAGGGCACTGGACTCCCGAGGCTGCTATTGAACATCCAGAAGCTG TGCGGCAGCTGCACAGGGAGTTTCTCAGAGCAGGGGCCAATGTGATTCAGACATTCACCTTCTACTGCAGTGAGGACAAGCTGGCGATCAGTGGGAATGTCACCAACATCACT GGGGCTCAGATCAATGAGGCAGCCTGTGACCTGGCCAGGGAGGTAGCCAATGAGGGTGATGCACTGGTGGCTGGGTGCGTGTCTAAGACTCCATGTTATGTTAAGAGTCGCAGTGAGACAGAGGTCAAGGCTATCTTCAAGAAACAAATGGATGACTTCCTTAAAAAGGACATTGATTTCTTTATAGTAGAG tttgttgATCATGTAGAAGAGGCACTCTGGGCAGTGGAGGTGCTGAAGAGCAGCGGTAAGGCAGTGGGTGCAACACTCTGCATCTCCCCTCATGGAGACATGGATGGAGTCCCGCCAGCAGAGTGTGCCATCAGGCTAGTCAGAGCTG GGGCGGATATTGTTGGAGTCAACTGCCACCTGGACCCTCTGACATGTGTTCGTACAGTGAAGATGATGAAAGCGGGATTGGACAACGCTGGTCTCAAAGCTCACCTCATGATCCAACCACTGGGCTTTCACACACCTGAATGCAACTTTGGTGGATATACCAGCCTACCTGAGTACCCCTTTG CACTGGAGACCAGAGCACTGACCCGCTGGGATGTTCATAAATATGCCAGAGAGGCTTACAATGCAGGAATTTGCTACATTGGTGGctgctgtggatttgagccCTACCACATCAGGGCTATAGCAGAGGagctgtctgcagagagaggaTCACTTCCTGCAGCCTCAGAGAAGCATGGACTCTGGGGAGCTGCATTGGATATGCACACTAAACCCTGGGTCAGAGCAAG GGCTCGCCGGGAATATTGGGAAAACCTCTTACCTGCTTCCGGACGCCCTAAATGCCCCTCCATGGCCACACCAGCTGACAACTATGAGAAATAG